The Solidesulfovibrio fructosivorans JJ] sequence CGGCCATTTCACGGGCTATACCTACATCGAGCCGTTCGTCACCCGGGTGGCCCGGGGAAGCGAGGACTTCGCCACGCTGGTGCTGCTCGTGTTCGGTCTGGCCGGGATCGCGGGTTGTTATTTCTTCATCCGCTGCAACCCAAAGCACCCCGCCGCCACCTTTGCCGTGCCGGTGTGGCTCACGACCGTGTGCCTGCTGCTCATGCGCCCCGTCATGGGAAGCCTGCCCACGCTGCTCGTGGTGTACGCGGTCTGGGGCATGGCCATGTCCGCCGTCAATCTGGTCTTGCAGTACAATGTGGTGCGGGTGGCCCCGGACGCGACGGACGTGGCCATGTCCATCTATTCTGGCATCTACAATATCGGCATCGGATCAGGCGCGTTGGTGGGGGGACTGGTCACCATCCACATGGGGCTCGAGGATGTGGACAACGTGGCCGGGGCCATCGCCGTGGCCGCCAGCCTCTGGTGCCTGTATTATCTGCGGCGCAGGGGCTGAGCGCACCGGCGTAGACGTGCTGGGTAGTTAGGAAAACGCGGCCTACCCACAGCGACGGCAGGCGGCCAGGGCGGCCTTGGCCTGGGCGGCCACGGTGGTTTCGCCAAGCTCCCAGCCGTCGTACAGCTCGAACGCGGCCGTGTCCCGCTCCAGGCCGGAAAGGGCTTCGAGCAGCGTGCGGGCGGGATCGGGCTTGATGCGGGAAAGCGCCAGACAGGCAAGGCCCCGGGCGGCCGGGTCGCAGTCGGCAAGCGCGGCCGTGATCTCGGCCAGGCCATGGGCGGCCAGCTTGGGCGCGGCCTCGGCCAGCCGGGCCACGGCCCACCAGGCCCCGCGCCGCAGCGGCGCATGGTCGATGTAGGTGCAGTCGCCCTCCATGTCCTGGACATAGGAGACGAGCACCCGATGGTAGTCGGCGGCCAGCACCGGGCAGACGGCCAGCGTCTCGCCCATGCATTCCGGAATGCCCCAGCCGATGTTGCCGGACTCCTCGTTGACGCGCCACATGAGGTTGCGCCAGACGTCGCGGGCGTCCTCCAGGCGGGCGGCGGCGATGTCCGCCATGGCCGCGCCAAAGGCGGTAACAGCTCGCCAGCGCACAAGGGCGTCCGTATCGAGCAGCAGCGAAAAAAGCGGCCCGAGACGCGTCTTGGCCGCGATACCCGCCAGTTCGGCCAACCCGGCCTCCCTGTCGCCCAAAAGCGCCTGCCGCACCCGCGCTATGAGTTCCCTACGCGATGTCATGGAGTGTTCATCCATTTTAAGGAGAAGGAAAAGTGCGAGAGGGGAAACCCTTTCAAGAAAGGGTTTCCCCTCTCGCGCTCTCCCCTTCCTAAAGTTTTCAATGGGGGAGGGACAGTACCTTCAAGGGGTTTTCCATCCCTTATCCTTGTGAAAAGGACAAAACCACAATTCCCCTTTACCCCTTTGAAAGTCTTTTGAAAGGGGGTCCGGGGGGAAACTTTTCTTCAGAAAAGTTTCCCCCCGGATAGCATACCCCCAGATAGCATATGCTTCCCCTACTTGGCCAAAGCGGCTTCGATTTCGCGGACCATGTCGGGGTGGGGTTCGTAGCCGGTTTTGCGGGCGCGTTCCACGAGTTCCTTGGCCTTGGCGAATTCGCCGCGTTCCATGGCGACCAGGGCCAGGTTGTTGATGGCCGGGCCGAACATGGGTTCGATCTCGAGGGCCTTGGTGCTGTGGTATTCCGCGCCTTCGAGGTCGCCCTTCATGAACAGGGCGCTGCCGAGGGTGGCCATGGCCTGGACGTATTTGGGGTCGATCTTGATGGCCCGGCGCAGGGCTTTTTCGGCCTTGTCCACTTCGCCGCGCTGGAGATGCACGAAGCCCGTGTTGCCGTAGGGCACGGCGAAAAGCGGCCGGGCCTGGCAGGCCTTTTCGTTCCACTCCAGGCAGCCGTCGAGGTCGCCCTTGTTCATGGCCAGGCCGCCGAGCTGCACAAAGCCCTCGGCCAGGCTCGGCGAACATTCCACGGCCTGGTGGAATTCCGCCTCGGCCTCGATCAGCCGGCCCTTGGCCACGTAGGCGGTGCCCAGGTTGTAGTGGGACACGCCGCAGCCGGGATTTTGCGACAGGCGCTTTTTGAGTTCATCG is a genomic window containing:
- a CDS encoding DVU0298 family protein; the encoded protein is MTSRRELIARVRQALLGDREAGLAELAGIAAKTRLGPLFSLLLDTDALVRWRAVTAFGAAMADIAAARLEDARDVWRNLMWRVNEESGNIGWGIPECMGETLAVCPVLAADYHRVLVSYVQDMEGDCTYIDHAPLRRGAWWAVARLAEAAPKLAAHGLAEITAALADCDPAARGLACLALSRIKPDPARTLLEALSGLERDTAAFELYDGWELGETTVAAQAKAALAACRRCG
- a CDS encoding tetratricopeptide repeat protein yields the protein MEYIAQTPDEFIDELKKRLSQNPGCGVSHYNLGTAYVAKGRLIEAEAEFHQAVECSPSLAEGFVQLGGLAMNKGDLDGCLEWNEKACQARPLFAVPYGNTGFVHLQRGEVDKAEKALRRAIKIDPKYVQAMATLGSALFMKGDLEGAEYHSTKALEIEPMFGPAINNLALVAMERGEFAKAKELVERARKTGYEPHPDMVREIEAALAK